A region from the Malus domestica chromosome 07, GDT2T_hap1 genome encodes:
- the ARF1 gene encoding ADP-ribosylation factor 1 (The RefSeq protein has 1 substitution compared to this genomic sequence), translated as MAHLECDSSISRAETDLRGDDLYTELWKLCAGPLVDVPRPGEKVYYFPQGHMEQLESSTNQELNQQIPLFNLPSKILCSVVHIRLLAEQETDEVYAQITLHPEADQCEPSSPDPCKPEAPKATVHWFCKILTASDTSTHGGFSVLRKHATECLPPLDMNQATPTQELIAKDLHGYEWKFKHIFRGQPRRHLLTTGWSTFVTSKRLVAGDAFVFLRGDNGELRAGVRRLARQQSQIPSSVISSQSMHLGVLATASHALMTKTLFVVYSKPRTSQFIIGLSKYLEATKTKFSLGTRFRMRFEGDESPERRFTGTIVEVGDLSPQWSESKWRSLKVQWDEHAAVQRPDRVSPWDIEPFVASAPSNLAQPMVKSKRPRPVEISSSEVTTNSAASSFWYHSSPQTTELNRGGVPEVQTSGSQVVWPLRQKESNSSSYSSARVCSEGIWPSSPHVDVPLSLFRDSKESSKNVIAGSVLSSIASPILSKPNNVLIHDQVEKGKKSDSSGFWLFGCNLSNNTKTTCPQEIEPVFKTMPSGAKGPIPADAFESDQGLDVSKLSKEQKQVILEASPKETQGKQGLTLSTRTRTKVQMQGVAVGRAVDLTALKGYDHLIDELEKMFEIKGELRPKNKWAVVFTDDENDMMLMGDDQWPDFCKLVKKIFIYSSDEVQKMNRCKLQSSSLDCEGTVSVDSLSIDRKHD; from the exons ATGGCACACCTCGAGTGTGACTCCTCAATTTCTCGTGCGGAAACAG ATTTGAGAGGTGATGATCTGTATACAGAGCTATGGAAGTTGTGTGCAGGGCCTCTGGTGGATGTGCCAAGGCCTGGAGAGAAGGTGTACTACTTCCCTCAGGGTCACATGGAACAA TTGGAATCATCAACAAATCAGGAACTGAATCAGCAAATCCCTCTCTTTAATCTTCCCTCAAAGATCCTTTGTAGTGTGGTTCATATTCGATTACTG GCAGAACAAGAAACAGATGAGGTTTATGCTCAGATCACTTTGCATCCAGAAGCAGAT CAGTGTGAACCTTCAAGTCCTGATCCATGCAAACCCGAAGCTCCAAAGGCAACAGTTCACTGGTTTTGCAAGATTTTGACTGCTTCCGATACAAGCACCCATGGAGGGTTCTCAGTCCTTCGAAAGCATGCCACCGAGTGTTTACCTCCATTG gACATGAACCAAGCAACTCCAACCCAGGAGTTAATTGCCAAAGATCTTCATGGATATGAGTGGAAATTTAAGCATATCTTTAGAG GTCAACCCCGGAGGCATTTACTTACCACAGGATGGAGTACATTCGTCACTTCAAAAAGATTGGTTGCTGGTGACGCCTTTGTGTTTTTGAG GGGTGACAACGGGGAATTACGAGTTGGGGTTCGGCGTCTAGCTCGTCAACAGAGTCAGATACCCTCGTCAGTGATATCAAGCCAGAGCATGCATCTTGGAGTGCTTGCAACTGCTTCACATGCTCTTATGACCAAAACACTGTTTGTTGTGTATTCCAAGCCAAG GACTAGTCAGTTCATTATTGGCTTAAGCAAATATCTGGAGGCCACTAAGACTAAATTCTCACTTGGGACGCGCTTCAGGATGCGATTTGAGGGTGACGAATCTCCTGAAAGAAG GTTCACAGGCACAATAGTTGAGGTTGGGGATTTATCTCCTCAGTGGTCTGAATCTAAATGGCGATCGTTGAAG gTTCAATGGGATGAGCATGCTGCAGTTCAAAGGCCAGACAGGGTTTCTCCTTGGGATATAGAACCCTTTGTAGCTTCGGCTCCTTCAAATCTTGCTCAACCCATGGTAAAGAGCAAAAGGCCTCGGCCTGTAGAAATTTCTTCATCTG AAGTTACCACCAATTCAGCTGCTTCATCTTTTTGGTATCACAGCTCACCCCAGACCACGGAGTTAAACCGAGGTGGTGTTCCGGAAGTCCAAACCTCTGGTAGTCAGGTTGTCTGGCCTCTGAGGCAGAAAGAAAGCAATAGCAGCAGTTACTCTAGCGCAAGGGTCTGCTCAGAGGGCATCTGGCCTTCTTCCCCGCACGTGGATGTTCCTTTAAGCCTTTTTCGAGACTCAAAGGAAAGCAGCAAGAATGTAATTGCGGGGTCTGTGCTCTCTAGCATTGCCTCCCCAATTTTGTCAAAGCCAAATAATGTCCTGATACATGACCAGgtggaaaaagggaaaaaatctGATAGTTCAGGTTTTTGGTTGTTCGGTTGTAATTTGTCAAACAACACTAAAACAACTTGCCCCCAAGAGATAGAGCCAGTGTTTAAAACAATGCCATCTGGTGCCAAAGGACCAATTCCAGCTGATGCATTTGAATCTGATCAGGGTCTGGATGTTTCGAAGCTGTCAAAGGAGCAGAAACAAGTAATCTTGGAGGCATCACCAAAAGAAACACAAGGCAAGCAAGGATTGACTCTTTCAACAAGAACTCGCACTAAG GTGCAAATGCAAGGGGTTGCTGTTGGTCGTGCTGTGGACTTGACTGCATTGAAAGGCTATGATCATCTAATTGATGAGCTAGAGAAAATGTTTGAGATCAAAGGAGAGCTTCGTCCAAAGAACAAATGGGCAGTTGTTTTTACGGATGATGAAAATGACATGATGCTTATGGGCGATGATCAGTGGCC GGACTTCTGTAAGCTGGTGAagaagatatttatatattcaagtgaCGAGGTACAGAAGATGAACAGATGCAAGCTTCAGAGTTCATCTTTAGATTGCGAAGGGACAGTTAGCGTGGATTCTCTGAGCATCGATCGGAAACATGATTAG
- the LOC103439368 gene encoding uncharacterized protein At4g00950 — MGLGSDEAEPPQLPLFSAPPFHSHEPSGTLTPPLHTSVSVPFRWEEQPGKPRPCTALATVPNPTDFSRKCLELPPRLLLEAKLLSPTTVLEDPYVGRSKFQSSSFRMECYGGFSPERGGELGALVLRRKGKERGWFDSWGRRVLKGKREVGGAGYVFPSSVDGESDGGGSVGGESGKLKTKKKMTGITTVGSISSLSHAKPHFWATIKQSLKQAAVPWKGRKFKKDGFAI, encoded by the exons ATGGGGCTGGGATCTGATGAGGCAGAGCCACCACAACTGCCCTTATTTTCTGCCCCACCATTTCACTCCCATGAGCCTTCAGGCACCCTAACTCCACCACTCCACACCTCAGTCTCAGTCCCATTCCGCTGGGAAGAGCAGCCCGGGAAGCCAAGGCCCTGCACTGCCCTGGCCACCGTTCCAAACCCAACAGACTTTTCCCGAAAGTGCTTAGAGCTCCCTCCAAGGCTGCTTTTGGAAGCCAAACTGCTTTCTCCCACCACAGTGTTGGAGGATCCTTACGTGGGCAGGTCAAAGTTTCAGTCTTCCTCATTCAGGATGGAGTGTTATGGCGGTTTCAGCCCTGAGAGAGGAGGGGAGCTTGGTGCTCTGGTTCTGAGAAGGAAAGGGAAGGAGAGAGGGTGGTTTGACTCATGGGGGAGGAGGGTGTTGAAGGGAAAAAGAGAGGTTGGTGGGGCTGGTTATGTCTTTCCATCTTCTGTGGATGGAGAGAGTGACGGTGGTGGCAGTGTGGGAGGAGAGAGTGGGAAgttgaagacgaagaagaagatgacaGGGATTACAACGGTTGGGAGCATTTCTAGTCTCTCTCATGCCAAGCCTCATTTCTGG GCAACAATTAAACAGAGCTTGAAGCAGGCGGCAGTTCCATGGAAGGgtagaaaattcaagaaagacGGGTTTGCGATATGA